One window from the genome of Paracoccus zhejiangensis encodes:
- a CDS encoding HPP family protein codes for MIQPVRWALRAIGPAIPPVNPVEAARAGLGALVGLAVAGLFLLSPATDFQLGLYLIAPFGATSVLVFAVPSSPLAQPWSAVVGNTASALVAVAVCALVADPALRVALAVGLAITVMILLRALHPPGGAVAMTAALSPEAMERLGFWFALSPVAAGTLLLVVVAAVYASLTGRRYPFRQFDEVNPHGTHDHNPVERLGLSEAELTDILTQYRQSLNLGVEDLARLIAAAEMQAASHQTGPLTAGDIMSRDLVTVGPEARLGQVADEFRRHGFTSLPVVGADKTFLGVIFQIHLIRRARRDAFGLQSGFRSALARLVRRDTPVEAQDIMAVNGPHATPEMPVAALLPMMAEGSIDAVPVLDGRRIVGIVTRTDLIAALARQSLRQPAS; via the coding sequence ATGATCCAGCCTGTCAGATGGGCCCTGCGCGCCATTGGCCCCGCCATCCCGCCGGTGAACCCGGTCGAGGCCGCGCGCGCCGGTCTGGGTGCGCTGGTCGGCCTGGCGGTGGCCGGGCTGTTCCTTCTGTCACCGGCCACCGATTTCCAGCTTGGGCTTTACCTGATCGCCCCCTTCGGCGCGACCTCGGTGCTGGTCTTTGCCGTGCCGAGCAGTCCCTTGGCGCAGCCCTGGTCGGCGGTGGTGGGCAACACCGCCTCGGCCCTCGTGGCGGTGGCGGTCTGCGCGCTGGTCGCCGATCCGGCGCTGCGCGTGGCGCTCGCGGTCGGCCTCGCCATCACGGTGATGATCCTGTTGCGGGCGCTGCATCCGCCGGGCGGGGCTGTGGCGATGACGGCGGCGCTGAGCCCTGAAGCGATGGAGCGGCTGGGGTTCTGGTTCGCGCTGTCGCCAGTGGCGGCGGGGACGCTGCTTCTGGTGGTGGTCGCGGCGGTCTATGCCAGCCTGACCGGGCGGCGCTATCCCTTCCGGCAATTTGACGAGGTGAACCCGCATGGCACCCATGACCATAACCCGGTCGAGCGCCTGGGTCTCAGCGAGGCGGAACTGACCGATATCCTGACCCAATACCGCCAGTCGCTGAACCTCGGCGTCGAGGATCTGGCCCGGCTGATCGCCGCCGCCGAGATGCAGGCGGCCAGCCACCAGACCGGCCCGCTGACCGCCGGCGATATCATGTCGCGCGATCTGGTGACGGTCGGTCCCGAGGCGCGTCTGGGTCAGGTCGCCGACGAGTTCCGTCGCCACGGGTTCACCTCGCTGCCGGTGGTCGGGGCGGACAAGACCTTTCTGGGGGTGATCTTCCAGATCCACCTGATCCGCCGAGCCCGTCGCGATGCCTTCGGCCTGCAATCCGGGTTCCGCAGCGCGTTGGCGCGGCTCGTGCGGCGCGACACGCCGGTCGAGGCGCAGGACATCATGGCGGTGAATGGCCCCCATGCCACGCCCGAGATGCCGGTCGCGGCGCTGCTGCCGATGATGGCAGAGGGCAGCATCGATGCGGTGCCGGTGCTGGACGGGCGGCGCATCGTCGGCATCGTCACCCGCACCGACCTGATCGCCGCGCTGGCGCGGCAGAGCCTGCGCCAGCCGGCAAGCTGA
- the bhcR gene encoding HTH-type transcriptional regulator BhcR → MAQPTRKRGRPKGGAESPATVQALDRALDILDLLAASNGLTLSEVAERSDQAPSTVHRMLNALAQRGMTEQDAATQSWHIGPATFRLGTAFMRRAGIVERARPILRALMEHTGETANLGILNGDSVLFLSQIETHETIRAFFPPGTRSPLHASGIGKALLAFGRDAALRELLDGPGLKRFTDKTLVTPEALDADLARIRHRGFSVDDEERTRGMRCIAAPVFDLTGEAIAGLSVSGPTHRIGAEHIKTLGAAVVSAAGDLSQALGGERP, encoded by the coding sequence ATGGCACAACCGACCCGCAAGCGCGGCCGCCCCAAGGGCGGCGCCGAATCCCCCGCCACCGTTCAGGCGCTGGATCGCGCGCTGGACATCCTGGATTTGCTGGCCGCCAGCAATGGCCTGACGCTGAGCGAGGTCGCCGAGCGCAGCGATCAGGCGCCCTCGACCGTCCACCGGATGCTCAATGCACTGGCGCAGCGCGGCATGACCGAACAGGATGCTGCGACGCAAAGCTGGCATATCGGCCCGGCGACCTTCCGCCTTGGCACCGCCTTCATGCGCCGCGCCGGGATTGTCGAGCGCGCCCGTCCGATCCTGCGCGCGCTGATGGAGCATACCGGCGAGACCGCCAATCTGGGCATCCTCAACGGCGATTCCGTGCTGTTCCTGAGCCAGATCGAGACGCATGAGACGATCCGCGCCTTCTTCCCGCCCGGCACCCGCTCGCCGCTGCATGCCTCGGGGATCGGCAAGGCGCTCTTGGCCTTTGGGCGCGACGCGGCGCTGCGCGAGCTTCTGGACGGGCCGGGGCTGAAGCGCTTTACCGACAAGACGCTGGTGACGCCCGAGGCGCTGGATGCCGATCTGGCCCGCATCCGCCATCGCGGCTTCTCGGTCGATGACGAGGAGCGCACGCGCGGAATGCGCTGCATCGCCGCCCCGGTCTTTGATCTGACCGGCGAGGCGATTGCCGGGCTCAGCGTCAGCGGCCCGACCCATCGGATCGGCGCCGAACACATCAAGACGCTTGGCGCGGCGGTGGTCTCGGCGGCGGGTGATCTGTCGCAGGCCCTGGGGGGCGAGCGGCCCTGA
- the bhcA gene encoding L-aspartate--glyoxylate aminotransferase BhcA, with protein MSTQNPVFIPGPTNIPEVLRKAVDMPTIDHRSPVFGKILHPALEGVKKVLKTEKGQIFVFPSTGTGGWETAISNTLSPGDKVLATRNGMFSHRWIDMCQRHGLDMTVVTQEWGDGVPADKFEEILTADKGHEIKAVLATHNETATGVRSDIAAVRRALDAAGHPALLLVDGVSSIACYDFRMDEWGVDIAVTGSQKGFMLPPGLAIVGFSPKAMAAVETAKLPRTFFDIRDMAKGYAANGFPYTPPVGLLNGLNVACEMLLDEGLENVFARHNRIAEGVRQAVFAWGMQLCAKRPELYSDSVSAIRVPEGFDANKIVSHALNAYGVAFGTGLGDVAGKVFRIGHLGSLTDVMALSGIATAEMVMADLGLPVKLGSGVAAAQEHYRQSAAQAQKAAA; from the coding sequence ATGAGCACCCAGAACCCCGTCTTCATTCCCGGCCCGACCAACATCCCCGAGGTGCTGCGCAAGGCCGTGGACATGCCGACGATCGACCACCGCAGCCCGGTCTTCGGCAAGATCCTGCATCCCGCGCTGGAAGGCGTGAAGAAGGTGCTGAAAACCGAGAAGGGCCAGATCTTCGTCTTCCCCTCGACCGGCACCGGTGGCTGGGAAACCGCGATCAGCAATACGCTCTCGCCCGGCGACAAGGTTCTGGCCACGCGCAACGGCATGTTCAGCCATCGCTGGATCGACATGTGCCAGCGGCACGGGCTCGACATGACCGTTGTCACCCAGGAATGGGGCGATGGCGTCCCGGCCGACAAGTTCGAAGAGATCCTGACTGCCGACAAGGGCCACGAGATCAAGGCGGTTCTGGCGACGCATAACGAGACCGCCACCGGCGTGCGTTCGGACATCGCCGCCGTGCGCCGCGCGCTGGATGCGGCCGGCCACCCGGCGCTGCTGTTGGTTGACGGTGTCAGTTCGATCGCCTGCTATGATTTCCGCATGGACGAATGGGGCGTCGATATCGCCGTCACCGGCAGCCAGAAGGGCTTCATGCTGCCGCCGGGTCTGGCGATCGTCGGCTTCTCGCCGAAGGCCATGGCCGCCGTCGAGACCGCGAAGCTGCCGCGCACCTTCTTTGACATCCGCGACATGGCCAAGGGCTATGCCGCCAACGGCTTCCCCTACACCCCCCCGGTCGGCCTTCTGAACGGGCTGAACGTCGCCTGCGAGATGCTGCTGGACGAAGGGTTGGAGAATGTCTTTGCCCGCCACAACCGCATCGCCGAGGGCGTGCGTCAGGCCGTCTTTGCCTGGGGCATGCAGCTTTGCGCCAAGCGGCCCGAGCTTTACTCGGACAGCGTCAGCGCCATCCGCGTGCCGGAAGGCTTCGATGCCAACAAGATCGTCAGCCATGCGCTGAACGCCTATGGCGTCGCCTTCGGCACCGGGCTTGGCGACGTCGCCGGCAAGGTCTTCCGCATCGGCCACCTGGGCAGCCTGACCGATGTCATGGCGCTGTCGGGCATCGCCACGGCGGAAATGGTCATGGCCGATCTGGGTCTGCCGGTGAAACTGGGCAGCGGCGTCGCCGCCGCACAGGAACATTACCGCCAGAGCGCGGCACAGGCACAGAAGGCTGCCGCGTGA
- the bhcB gene encoding beta-hydroxyaspartate dehydratase BhcB: MKDAKMYIPSYDDMLAAHERIKPHIRRTPVRVSDYLNGLSGAQLFFKCENFQEPGAFKVRGASNAVFGLDEAQAAKGVATHSSGNHASCLSYAAMLRGIPCNVVMPRTAPQAKKDTVRRYGGVITECEPSTTSREETFAKVQAATGGDFVHPYNDPRVIAGQGTCAKELVEQVDGLDMVVAPIGGGGMISGTCLTLATLAPETQVIAAEPETADDAYRSFKAGHIIADDAPKSIADGLLVPLKDLTWHFVSNNVSEIFTASETEIVDAMKLIWKHLRVVAEPSSSVPLACILKNPEFFAGKRVGIIITGGNVDLDKLPWI; encoded by the coding sequence ATGAAGGACGCCAAGATGTATATTCCCAGCTATGACGACATGCTGGCCGCGCATGAGCGGATCAAGCCGCATATCCGCCGCACGCCGGTCCGGGTGTCAGATTACCTGAACGGTCTCAGCGGCGCGCAGCTGTTCTTCAAATGCGAGAACTTCCAGGAGCCGGGGGCCTTCAAGGTCCGCGGTGCCTCGAACGCGGTCTTCGGTCTCGACGAGGCACAGGCGGCCAAGGGCGTGGCGACGCATTCCTCGGGCAACCATGCATCCTGCCTCAGCTATGCGGCGATGCTGCGCGGCATTCCCTGCAACGTGGTCATGCCCCGCACCGCACCGCAGGCCAAGAAGGACACCGTGCGCCGCTATGGTGGGGTCATCACCGAATGCGAACCCTCGACCACCTCGCGCGAGGAAACCTTCGCCAAGGTTCAGGCGGCGACCGGGGGCGATTTCGTCCATCCCTATAATGACCCGCGCGTGATCGCCGGGCAGGGCACCTGCGCGAAAGAACTGGTCGAGCAGGTTGACGGCCTCGACATGGTGGTCGCGCCCATCGGTGGCGGCGGCATGATTTCGGGCACCTGCCTGACGCTTGCCACGCTGGCACCCGAAACGCAGGTGATCGCCGCCGAGCCGGAAACCGCGGATGACGCCTATCGCAGCTTCAAGGCCGGTCACATCATCGCCGACGATGCCCCGAAAAGCATCGCCGATGGCCTCTTGGTGCCGCTGAAGGACCTGACCTGGCATTTCGTCTCGAACAACGTGTCCGAGATCTTCACCGCCTCAGAGACCGAGATCGTCGATGCGATGAAGTTGATCTGGAAGCATCTGCGCGTGGTGGCGGAACCCAGCAGTTCCGTGCCGCTGGCCTGCATCCTGAAAAACCCCGAATTCTTCGCCGGCAAGCGCGTCGGCATCATCATCACCGGCGGCAATGTCGATCTCGACAAGCTGCCCTGGATCTGA
- the bhcC gene encoding 3-hydroxy-D-aspartate aldolase BhcC, translated as MNAPVNFEGLEVGYDVPALPGMDEKDIQTPCLILDLDALERNIKKMGDYAKAHGMRHRSHGKMHKSVDVQKLQEKLGGAVGVCCQKVSEAEVFARGGIKDILVSNQVRDAQKIDRLARLPKFGSKIIVCVDDLANVADLSAAAQKHGTELGVFVEIDCGAGRCGVKTAQAVVDIAQAVEAAENLKFVGIQAYQGAMQHMDSYADRKAKLDAAIAQVAEAVDALKAVGITPELVSGGGTGSYYFESASGVYNELQCGSYAFMDADYGRILDENGQRIDRGEWENALFILTSVMSHAKADKAICDAGLKAQSVDSGLPVIYGRDDVKYIKCSDEHGVIEDTNGVLKVNDKLRLVPGHCDPTCNVHDWYVGVRNGKVETLWPVSARGKAY; from the coding sequence ATGAACGCACCCGTGAATTTCGAGGGGCTGGAAGTCGGCTATGACGTGCCCGCGCTGCCGGGCATGGACGAGAAGGACATCCAGACGCCCTGTCTGATCCTCGACCTGGACGCGCTGGAACGCAACATCAAGAAGATGGGCGACTATGCCAAGGCGCATGGCATGCGCCACCGCAGCCACGGCAAGATGCACAAGTCCGTGGATGTGCAGAAGCTTCAGGAAAAGCTGGGCGGGGCCGTCGGCGTCTGCTGCCAGAAGGTCTCGGAAGCCGAGGTCTTCGCCCGTGGTGGGATCAAGGATATTCTGGTGTCGAACCAGGTCCGCGATGCGCAGAAGATCGACCGTCTGGCGCGTCTGCCGAAATTCGGGTCCAAGATCATCGTCTGCGTCGATGATCTGGCCAATGTCGCCGACCTGTCGGCGGCGGCGCAGAAGCACGGCACGGAACTTGGCGTCTTCGTCGAGATCGATTGTGGCGCCGGTCGCTGCGGCGTGAAGACCGCGCAGGCCGTCGTGGACATCGCGCAGGCCGTCGAAGCCGCAGAAAACCTGAAATTCGTCGGCATCCAGGCCTATCAGGGCGCGATGCAGCACATGGACAGCTATGCCGACCGCAAGGCCAAGCTGGATGCGGCCATCGCGCAGGTGGCCGAGGCCGTGGACGCGCTGAAGGCCGTCGGCATCACCCCGGAACTGGTCTCGGGTGGCGGCACCGGCAGCTATTATTTCGAAAGCGCCTCGGGCGTCTATAACGAGCTTCAGTGCGGCTCCTATGCCTTCATGGATGCCGATTACGGCCGCATCCTCGACGAGAACGGCCAGCGCATCGATCGGGGCGAATGGGAGAATGCGCTGTTCATCCTGACCTCGGTGATGAGCCATGCGAAGGCCGACAAGGCGATCTGCGATGCCGGTCTGAAGGCGCAGTCGGTCGATAGCGGGCTGCCGGTGATTTATGGCCGCGACGATGTGAAATACATCAAGTGCAGCGACGAGCATGGCGTGATCGAGGACACCAATGGCGTGTTGAAAGTGAACGACAAGCTGCGGCTGGTGCCGGGCCATTGCGACCCGACCTGCAACGTCCATGACTGGTATGTCGGCGTCCGCAACGGCAAGGTCGAAACGCTGTGGCCGGTCTCGGCGCGCGGGAAGGCCTATTGA
- the bhcD gene encoding iminosuccinate reductase BhcD — MWVVPESEIAGLMTPEAAFDAVEAVFASMARGEAYNFPVVREAIGHEDALYGFKGGFDRAALNLGLKAGGYWPNNQKHGLINHQSTVFLFDADTGKVAAAVGGNLLTALRTAASSAISIKHLAPAGAEVLGMIGAGHQAQFQLRSAAASGRFTRVLGWNPHPEMLARLGETAAELGLPFEAVELDRLGAEADVIISITSAFSPLLLDVHVKGPTHIAAMGTDTKGKQELDPALVARARLFTDELAQSLSIGEFQHASAQNLISDSDVTAIGRVITGDHEGRGEAEITIFDGTGVGLQDLAVAAAVVELARQQGKAQKVDI; from the coding sequence ATGTGGGTCGTTCCTGAAAGCGAGATCGCCGGGCTGATGACGCCCGAAGCGGCCTTCGATGCGGTCGAGGCGGTCTTCGCCTCGATGGCGCGGGGCGAGGCCTATAACTTCCCCGTGGTGCGCGAGGCCATCGGCCATGAGGACGCGCTTTACGGCTTCAAGGGCGGGTTTGACCGGGCGGCGTTGAATCTCGGGCTGAAGGCCGGGGGTTACTGGCCGAACAACCAGAAACACGGGCTCATCAACCATCAGTCCACCGTTTTCCTGTTCGATGCCGATACTGGCAAGGTCGCGGCGGCGGTCGGGGGGAACCTGCTGACCGCGCTGCGCACCGCTGCCTCCAGCGCCATCTCGATCAAGCATCTGGCACCCGCAGGCGCGGAAGTGCTGGGCATGATCGGCGCCGGCCATCAGGCGCAGTTCCAGCTGCGTTCGGCGGCGGCCAGCGGCCGGTTCACCCGCGTCCTCGGCTGGAACCCGCATCCCGAGATGCTGGCGCGCCTTGGCGAGACGGCGGCGGAACTGGGCCTGCCCTTCGAGGCGGTCGAGCTGGACCGGTTGGGGGCTGAGGCGGACGTGATCATCTCGATCACCTCGGCCTTCTCGCCGCTGCTTCTGGACGTGCATGTGAAGGGCCCGACCCATATCGCCGCCATGGGCACCGACACCAAGGGCAAGCAGGAACTGGACCCGGCACTGGTCGCGCGGGCACGTCTGTTCACCGACGAGCTTGCCCAATCGCTGAGCATTGGTGAGTTTCAGCATGCCAGCGCGCAGAACCTGATTTCCGACAGCGATGTCACCGCGATAGGCCGGGTTATCACCGGCGATCACGAGGGGCGTGGCGAAGCGGAAATCACCATCTTCGACGGCACCGGCGTCGGCTTGCAGGACCTTGCGGTCGCTGCTGCCGTGGTCGAGTTGGCACGGCAACAGGGAAAGGCCCAAAAGGTCGATATCTGA
- a CDS encoding nucleobase:cation symporter-2 family protein — translation MSDATYQPTGGVHPVDERLPTGKLITLGFQHVLVMYAGAIAVPLIVGRALQLSPEEVAFLISADLFVCGVATLIQSMGMTQYFGIKLPVMMGVTFAAVGPMVAIAGQNPGQEGARALFGAIIAAGAIAILLAPLISRMLRFFPPVVTGTVILAIGISLMPIGINWIFGLQVGPTAPMLVDPAQQAWLQGAIAAGGVPEGVKLAASVPNPLYANGGNILIAVLVLGTILAVSRLATGFLSNISVLIGIVVGGIAAASMGMMHFDKVGEASWFAIIKPFHFGMPTFDPIMVLTMVLVMIVVMIESTGMFLALSEMCRKPVNQKSLAAGLRADGLGTMLGGIFNTFPYTSFSQNVGLVGVTGIRSRYVCVAGGLIMIVLGLIPKMGALVESLPTTVLGGAGLVMFGMVAATGVRILSRVDFASNRNNLFVVAISIGMAMIPLVAPNFQQWLPHGIHPLIHSGILLAAISAVFLNWFYNGAPSVNEDELAAAGKLADH, via the coding sequence ATGTCTGACGCTACATACCAGCCCACGGGCGGGGTTCATCCGGTGGATGAGCGCCTGCCCACGGGAAAATTGATAACCTTGGGCTTCCAGCACGTGCTGGTCATGTATGCCGGCGCCATCGCCGTGCCGCTGATCGTGGGCCGGGCGCTGCAACTCTCGCCCGAGGAGGTGGCCTTTCTGATCTCGGCCGACCTCTTCGTCTGCGGCGTGGCGACGCTGATCCAAAGCATGGGGATGACCCAGTATTTCGGCATCAAGCTGCCGGTGATGATGGGCGTGACCTTTGCCGCCGTCGGGCCGATGGTCGCCATTGCCGGCCAGAACCCGGGGCAGGAGGGTGCGCGGGCGCTGTTCGGCGCCATCATCGCGGCGGGGGCGATTGCGATCCTGCTGGCGCCGCTGATCAGCCGGATGCTGCGCTTCTTCCCGCCGGTGGTGACCGGCACGGTGATCCTGGCCATCGGCATCAGCCTGATGCCCATCGGCATCAACTGGATCTTCGGCCTTCAGGTCGGCCCGACCGCGCCGATGCTGGTCGATCCGGCGCAACAGGCCTGGCTGCAGGGTGCCATCGCCGCCGGCGGTGTGCCCGAAGGGGTGAAGCTGGCGGCCAGCGTGCCGAACCCGCTTTACGCCAATGGCGGCAATATCCTGATCGCGGTGCTGGTTCTGGGCACGATCCTTGCGGTCTCGCGCCTCGCCACCGGCTTCCTGTCGAACATCTCGGTGCTGATCGGCATCGTCGTGGGCGGGATTGCCGCGGCCTCGATGGGGATGATGCATTTCGACAAGGTCGGCGAGGCCAGCTGGTTCGCGATCATCAAGCCCTTCCATTTTGGCATGCCCACCTTTGACCCGATCATGGTGCTGACCATGGTGCTGGTGATGATCGTGGTGATGATCGAATCGACCGGCATGTTCCTGGCCCTCAGCGAGATGTGCCGGAAGCCGGTCAACCAGAAGTCGCTGGCCGCCGGTCTGCGCGCCGACGGTCTGGGGACGATGCTGGGCGGGATCTTCAACACCTTCCCCTATACGTCCTTCTCGCAGAATGTCGGGCTGGTCGGCGTGACCGGCATCCGCTCGCGCTATGTCTGCGTCGCCGGTGGCCTGATCATGATCGTGCTGGGGCTGATCCCGAAGATGGGCGCGCTGGTCGAAAGCCTGCCGACCACGGTTCTGGGCGGCGCCGGCCTGGTGATGTTCGGCATGGTGGCTGCAACCGGGGTGCGCATCCTCAGCCGCGTCGATTTCGCCAGCAACCGCAACAACCTGTTCGTGGTGGCAATCTCGATCGGCATGGCGATGATCCCGCTGGTGGCGCCGAACTTCCAGCAATGGCTGCCCCATGGCATCCACCCGCTGATCCATTCGGGCATCCTTCTGGCGGCGATCAGCGCGGTGTTCCTGAACTGGTTCTACAACGGCGCGCCCTCGGTCAACGAGGACGAGCTGGCGGCAGCCGGCAAGCTGGCCGACCACTGA
- a CDS encoding helix-turn-helix transcriptional regulator, whose amino-acid sequence MRLRLPRTSRDERRAATLAVLIVVLALAAVFFIIDVFTDLGEYGLGWHIALELMATVALFISLGLMMLELREMQSRMDSLDRGIRAARGDMAGLIGGFFDRWQLTAAEREVALLILKGFDNDAIAGFRGVAVGTIRAQSASIYAKAGVDGRAQLFSIFMEELLAEPQATEKGGPEGPPRSS is encoded by the coding sequence ATGAGGCTTCGCCTGCCAAGGACCTCGCGCGATGAACGGCGGGCGGCGACGCTGGCCGTTCTGATCGTGGTTCTGGCGCTGGCGGCGGTCTTCTTCATCATCGATGTCTTCACCGATCTGGGCGAATACGGGCTGGGCTGGCATATCGCGCTGGAGCTGATGGCGACCGTGGCGCTGTTCATCAGCCTTGGGCTGATGATGCTGGAACTGCGCGAGATGCAGAGCCGCATGGACAGCCTCGATCGCGGCATCCGCGCGGCGCGGGGCGACATGGCCGGGCTGATCGGCGGCTTCTTCGACCGCTGGCAGCTGACGGCGGCGGAACGCGAGGTGGCCCTGCTGATCCTGAAGGGCTTCGACAATGACGCCATCGCCGGCTTTCGCGGTGTCGCGGTCGGCACCATCCGGGCGCAATCCGCCAGCATCTATGCCAAGGCCGGGGTGGATGGACGGGCGCAGCTGTTCAGCATCTTCATGGAGGAGCTCTTGGCCGAGCCACAGGCAACGGAAAAGGGCGGCCCCGAAGGACCGCCCCGATCGTCGTAA